Below is a window of Streptomyces sp. NBC_01429 DNA.
CGGGAGCGCCGGTTGTCGGATATGCCATCCCTGTAAAGCGTCAGGCTAGACATCCAATTCCCCACCGGAACCGGGATCCAATGGCGATCACCGTGTGAGTTTGCTCACGAATCGATGGACATTTGCCGCATGGCGGGCGGTTGTCGGTGACCCCGGAAACGGACATTGCCTTACTGAACGTTGCATTCCGCTGCTGATCATGAAGACTGGGACACCCCCCACCCGTAAGCGACTCGTCAATAAAAGTCCGTTTCCTCCGTGAACACTTTGTACGGCTCGTGATCCGGCGCTCACGCCGTGTCATTCCCGTCACAGCCCTGCCCACTGGCCTTGTTGGAGATCCTGCACTGTGCTGGAATTCCCCCCACCGCCGCGGGTTTCAGGTCCGGCGCGCAAGGGCGCAACGCAGCGTCGAGCGGCGGCGGGGAAGGGGAGCAAGCGCCGGTCACTCACGACCACCATGGGGAGCGTTCTGCGCCCCACGACGCCGACACCGTTCTCCCGTTCGCGGGGGGACGCCTGGTCCAGAGGTTGCGACGCTAGTGCAGGGACGTTTCAAGAGGGATAGCAGCGCTGCGGCGGAGCAGGAGCCCCGCGGCGGAACCGACCGCGGCTCCTCGCCCCAGCACACCCAGAACCCGGGCCCGGCGCCTTCGGGCGAGAGCGGCGGCCGCGGCGGCCCCCCCGGCGCGAAGTCCGGAGGCCACGACGCCCCGGCCGACCAGCCCGGGGCGAAGGCCAAGGACCCCACCGACCCCGGCTCACGCGTAGCCCTGCGCAACTGGCGCATCAGCACCCGCCTGGTGGCGCTGCTGACCCTCCCGGTGGTCGCCGCGACCACGCTGGGCGGCCTCCGCATCAACGACTCGTTGAACGAGATGCAGCAGCTGGAGCACATGCAGCTGCTGACGAAGATGACGAAGGAGGCGACCAACCTCGCGCAGGCCCTCCAGGCGGAGCGCGACGAGTCGGCCGGCCCCCTCACCAACGGCGCCAACGCCAAGGACTTCCGGGTCCAGGACCGCCGTACCAAGACCGACCGGGCGAAGAAGGGCTTCCTCGACACCACGGTCGACATCGGCAACACCGACGGCGACCAGGCGCTGGAGAGCATCCGCTCGAACGTCAACCAGATCGCCACCCAGGTCAACGGCATCAACGACATCCGCAAGGACGCGTACAGGTCGGACGCGCACTCGCTGACCGTCGACGCGTACAGCGGGCTGATCGACTCCCTGCTGAGCCTGTCGCAGGACATGGCGCAGGCGACCAGCAACCCCGACATGATCAAGCGGACCCGCGCGCTGGCCGCGTTCTCGTCCGCCAAGGAGTACGCGTCCATCCAGCGGGCCATCATCGCCGCCGCGCTCCCCGCCGACCCGAAGAACAAGGGCACGCTCAACGAGAACGACCGGCTGTACGGTCTGGCCGCGCAGAAGAAGGAGCGCAACGCGCTCACCTCCTTCCGCGCGCTGTACGAGGCCATGGGCGGCGACGCCGAAGCGCTGATGGCCCCGCTCAACGGCCAGGGAAGCCCCGAGATCCAGGCGTCCGAGAAGTACGCCGACCGGGTGCTCGACCGCACCGGCGGCCTCGCCGCGCAGCCCAACCGCTCGTATCTGGACTGGACCGACCAGGCGTCCACGCGCATCGTCGCGATGAAGAACATCGAGGCCACGCTGCTGGGCGAGATGGAGGCCAAGGCCCGCGAGCTGCGCGACAGTTCGCAGCGCGACGCGCTCATCAACGGCGCCGTGATCCTCCTCGTGCTCGGCGTCTCGCTGGTCGGCGCCTTCGTGGTCGCCCGCTCCATGATCCGCTCGCTGCGCCGGCTCCAGGACACGGCGACCAGGGTCGCCCAGGACCGGCTGCCCGAGCTGGTCAAGCAGCTCTCCGACTCCGACCCGCAGGACGTCGACACCTCCGTCGAGTCGGTCGGTGTGCACTCCAGGGACGAGATCGGAAAGGTCGCCGCGGCCTTCGACGACGTGCACCGCGAGGCGGTACGACTCGCCGCCGAGCAGGCCCTCCTGCGGGGCAACGTCAACGCGATGTTCACCAACCTCTCGCGCCGCAGCCAGGGCCTCATCCAGCGTCAGCTCTCGCTCATCTCCGAACTGGAGTCCCGCGAGGCCGACCCGGACCAGCTGTCCTCCCTCTTCAAGCTCGACCACCTCGCGACCCGTATGCGCCGTAACGGCGAGAACCTCCTCGTCCTCGCGGGCGAGGAGCCGGGCCGCCGCTGGACCAGGCCCGTACCGCTGGTCGACGTGTTGCGCGCCGCGGCCTCCGAGGTGGAGCAGTACGAACGCATCGAACTGGCCCAGGTCCCCGCGACCGAGGTCGCCGGACGCGTCGTCAACGACCTCGTGCACCTGCTCGCCGAGCTGCTGGAGAACGCCACGTCGTTCTCCTCGCCGCAGACGAAGGTCCGGGTGACCGGCCACGCGCTGCCCGACGGACGGGTGCTCGTGGAGATCCACGACACCGGCATCGGCCTGTCGCCCGAAGACCTCGCGGCGATCAACGAGCGGCTCGCCTCGCCGCCCACCGTGGACGTCTCGGTCTCGCGCCGCATGGGTCTGTTCGTGGTCGGCCGGCTGTCCCTGCGCCACGGGATCAGGATCCAGCTGCGCCCCTCCGACTCCGGCGGTACGACCGCGCTGGTCATGCTGCCCGTCGATGTCGCCCACGGCGGCAAGAAGGGCCCGGTGGGCCGGCCCGGCCAGAACGGTCCCGGCCAGGGCGGACCGGTCGGCGGCCAGCTGCCCGGTGGTTCCGGCGCGGCCGGTGGCGGCCGTCCCGGCGCGGCCCCCGGTGGCTCGCCCGCTCCCGGTCTGCTCGGCGCGGGTGCGCCGCGCGGCCAGGTCGGCCCCGGTGCGAGCCCGCGCGCCGCGCTGCCGGCCAGGGACGGTACGCCGGGCGGATCGCAGGGCGGTCCGCAGGCGGGTCCCCCGCGCTCCGGCGGTCCCCAGGACCCGCAGCGCCAGGGCGGCGGCCAGCCCAGCGTCTTCGCGCAGAACGCCTTCGGTCCCCCGCCGCAGAACCGCGGCGGCCAGCCCCCGGCGCCCCAGGGCCAGAGCGGTCAGGGCGGCCAGGTCGGCAGCCAGGGTGGTCAGGGCGGCCAAGGTGGCGGTCAGGGCGGTCAGAACGGCTTCAGCGGCCGGGCCCAGAACACCTTCCAGCAGGGCGGCGCCCCCGGCGGCCGGCAGCTTCCGCCGCCCGGCGGACCGCGCGCCGAACTCCCCGGCGGCAACCCGCAGCCGAAGCGCCCGCAGACCACCAGCTGGGGCGCCGACCAGTCGTCGGGCGCGCAGCGTCCCTCGCCGGACGCCCCGCGCGGCCACGAGGAGCACGACTCCACCGGTCAGTTCCCCCGGCCGGCCGGCGACCAGCAGGGCCCCGCCGCCACGGCGGAGTTCCCGCGCCCGGACTTCAACGCTCCGCGCCCCGACCAGAACGCCCCGCTGGGCAGTGCCCAGGACGCCGCGGCCACGGCCCAGTTCCCCCGGCCCGACTTCGGCGCCCCGGCGCCGACGGGTTACAACGCGGAGTACAACGGCAGGCAGGACCAGAACGACAGGTCCGGCTTCCGCCCGCAGTCCGACTTCGGTGGCCAGCAGGACTTCAACGCCCCGCGGCCCCCGGCACCCGCCCCGGTGCCCGGTTCGGAGGGCGGCTACCGTCCGCCGAGCCTGCCGGCGCAGCCTCAGCCGGAGGCACTGCCTCCGGCCGGTCCCGGCGACGGCAGCACTCCGCTGTACGACAACCTGGAAACCAACTGGTTCCACACGACGCAGCAGGGCGGCGGGGTTCCGGACGGCCGTCCGCAGTCCGGCGAGCCGGAGCGGCGGGACGAATCGCAGTTCCCCGCACAGCCCTCGTCCGCGCCTTCCGCGTTCGAGCCGCCGCGCTCCGAGCCCGCCGCGTACGAGCCCGCCGCGTACGAGCCGTCCTCGTTCGAGCCCCCGCGTCGGCAGGAACCTCCGATGCCCCGGCGTGAACCGCTCATGCCCCGGCGGGACTCCTCGAACGGCTCCGGCGCCAACGGCTCGGGGACGAACGGCCGGGGCACGAACGGCTCCGGCATCAACGGCACCAGCGCCGGCGGCTTCGGCACCATCGACTCGGGCACCAACAGCTTCGGTGCTCCCTCGGGCGACAACGGCTCGGGAAACAGCGGTTCAGGCACGAACGGCGTGGGCGCCAATTCCTCCTGGCGCACCTCGCCCAACGATGAGCTGGTACGCCAGGCCGAGCGGGCCAAAAAGCCCCAGGCCGGCGGTCTCACCACCTCCGGTCTGCCCCGCCGGGTACCGCGCGCCAACCTGGTGCCGGGAACCGCGCAGGAACAGAACACCCAGGCCGGTCCGCAGGTCTCTCGTGCACCCGCTGACGTACGCGGCCGGCTGACCAATCTCCGTCGGGGTATCCAGCAAGGTCGTCAGGCGGGCAACACCGGCCCGGCGAGCAACGGATTCAACCTCGGCACCTCTCACCAGCAGGAGCGTTAGTTGAGTCCGATGAGTCAGGCTGCGCAGAATCTGAACTGGTTGATCACCAACTTCGTGGACAACACCCCTGGGGTGTCCCACACCGTGGTGGTCTCCGCAGACGGACTTCTGCTGGCCATGTCCGAGGGCTTCCCCCGCGACCGCGCCGATCAGCTCGCGGCCGTGGCGTCCGGTCTGACCTCGCTGACCGCGGGGGCGTCCCGGATCTTCGAAGGCGGCCCGGTCAACCAGACCGTGGTGGAGATGGAGCGCGGCTTCCTCTTCCTCATGTCGGTCTCCGACGGTTCCTCCCTGGCCGTGCTCGCCCACCCCGAGTGCGACATCGGCCTGGTGGGTTACGAGATGGCCCTTCTGGTCGACCGCGCCGGTACGGTCCTCACTCCGGACCTGCGCGCCGAACTCCAGGGAAGTCTGCTGCACTGAGGATTCCAGGTACCGCCCCCAGCTCCCACCACCGTCCGGCCGCCCAACCGGCCCCCCACCGGCCAAGTCAGACGGCACAAGGCATCTTGCTGTCACGCCCGGAGGATTCATGACCCCGCCACCCGCCTCTCACGATCCGTACGGTGCCTCAATGGACGCGTCCTACGGCTCGGAGGGCGATCAGCCGCTGGTACGTCCGTACGCCATGACCGGCGGCCGGACCCGGCCGCGGTACCAGCTCGCCATCGAGGCACTGGTCAGTACGACGGCAGACCCGGCACATCTCGCCACCCTGCTCCCCGAGCACCAGCGGATCTGCCACCTGTGCCGTGAGGTCAAGTCCGTGGCGGAGGTGTCGGCGCTGCTCACGATGCCGCTCGGTGTCGCCCGGATCCTCGTGGCCGACCTGGCGGAAGCCGGCATGGTGGCCATCCACCAGCCGGGCAACGGAGAGGCCGGCGGCACGCCGGATGTGACACTGCTCGAAAGGGTGCTCAGTGGACTTCGCAAGCTCTAGTGGCGGTGCCGGTACGGCACGGTCGACCACCAGCGCGAAGATCGTGGTGGCGGGCGGCTTCGGCGTGGGCAAGACCACGTTCGTCGGCGCCGTCTCGGAGATCAACCCGCTGCGTACCGAAGCCGTCATGACCAGCGCCT
It encodes the following:
- a CDS encoding roadblock/LC7 domain-containing protein; the encoded protein is MSQAAQNLNWLITNFVDNTPGVSHTVVVSADGLLLAMSEGFPRDRADQLAAVASGLTSLTAGASRIFEGGPVNQTVVEMERGFLFLMSVSDGSSLAVLAHPECDIGLVGYEMALLVDRAGTVLTPDLRAELQGSLLH
- a CDS encoding DUF742 domain-containing protein encodes the protein MTPPPASHDPYGASMDASYGSEGDQPLVRPYAMTGGRTRPRYQLAIEALVSTTADPAHLATLLPEHQRICHLCREVKSVAEVSALLTMPLGVARILVADLAEAGMVAIHQPGNGEAGGTPDVTLLERVLSGLRKL
- a CDS encoding nitrate- and nitrite sensing domain-containing protein, which gives rise to MQGRFKRDSSAAAEQEPRGGTDRGSSPQHTQNPGPAPSGESGGRGGPPGAKSGGHDAPADQPGAKAKDPTDPGSRVALRNWRISTRLVALLTLPVVAATTLGGLRINDSLNEMQQLEHMQLLTKMTKEATNLAQALQAERDESAGPLTNGANAKDFRVQDRRTKTDRAKKGFLDTTVDIGNTDGDQALESIRSNVNQIATQVNGINDIRKDAYRSDAHSLTVDAYSGLIDSLLSLSQDMAQATSNPDMIKRTRALAAFSSAKEYASIQRAIIAAALPADPKNKGTLNENDRLYGLAAQKKERNALTSFRALYEAMGGDAEALMAPLNGQGSPEIQASEKYADRVLDRTGGLAAQPNRSYLDWTDQASTRIVAMKNIEATLLGEMEAKARELRDSSQRDALINGAVILLVLGVSLVGAFVVARSMIRSLRRLQDTATRVAQDRLPELVKQLSDSDPQDVDTSVESVGVHSRDEIGKVAAAFDDVHREAVRLAAEQALLRGNVNAMFTNLSRRSQGLIQRQLSLISELESREADPDQLSSLFKLDHLATRMRRNGENLLVLAGEEPGRRWTRPVPLVDVLRAAASEVEQYERIELAQVPATEVAGRVVNDLVHLLAELLENATSFSSPQTKVRVTGHALPDGRVLVEIHDTGIGLSPEDLAAINERLASPPTVDVSVSRRMGLFVVGRLSLRHGIRIQLRPSDSGGTTALVMLPVDVAHGGKKGPVGRPGQNGPGQGGPVGGQLPGGSGAAGGGRPGAAPGGSPAPGLLGAGAPRGQVGPGASPRAALPARDGTPGGSQGGPQAGPPRSGGPQDPQRQGGGQPSVFAQNAFGPPPQNRGGQPPAPQGQSGQGGQVGSQGGQGGQGGGQGGQNGFSGRAQNTFQQGGAPGGRQLPPPGGPRAELPGGNPQPKRPQTTSWGADQSSGAQRPSPDAPRGHEEHDSTGQFPRPAGDQQGPAATAEFPRPDFNAPRPDQNAPLGSAQDAAATAQFPRPDFGAPAPTGYNAEYNGRQDQNDRSGFRPQSDFGGQQDFNAPRPPAPAPVPGSEGGYRPPSLPAQPQPEALPPAGPGDGSTPLYDNLETNWFHTTQQGGGVPDGRPQSGEPERRDESQFPAQPSSAPSAFEPPRSEPAAYEPAAYEPSSFEPPRRQEPPMPRREPLMPRRDSSNGSGANGSGTNGRGTNGSGINGTSAGGFGTIDSGTNSFGAPSGDNGSGNSGSGTNGVGANSSWRTSPNDELVRQAERAKKPQAGGLTTSGLPRRVPRANLVPGTAQEQNTQAGPQVSRAPADVRGRLTNLRRGIQQGRQAGNTGPASNGFNLGTSHQQER